A portion of the Micromonospora vinacea genome contains these proteins:
- a CDS encoding ABC transporter permease — translation MIRLTLRSLRAEALRMLLSALAVVLGVAFVAGTMIFVDGMRSGAYERAGTFDRHTDLGVYSAGREVLPPALVDRVRTVDGVAAAGGELTNTAGIVGADGRPVLGFTVLVAIPTEDALRSYDVVAGRLPDRAGEVVLDAPTAAEQGFGLGAAVRIGATGGAARPYTVVGTVDVAGTARDVGGPFVGMVGPDALALTGERGYGRIMVAARPGTDVAALTERVRAVAGAEATVKSRQQILDEAVEDAVRNVDQFRMLLLIFVGVAIVVAGFVIANTFAIVLAQRTRRTALLRLIGATRGQVFRSTVLESAVLGLVASALGVLLGVGLAGGMRLLLSRLDVPVTGDLTVAGSTVLTGLLLGTGLTVCAALLPAWRGTRIAPVAALTDAAVQPSRGAGRVRLSIGAVVLAVGVAALVGAASAGQLLLVAVGGVLTFFGIVLFGPVLVPALARVFGWPVRRVLGATGELAVANTVRNPRRVAATATALVIGIGLVSAFMVGARSTKDGIERSVDAQIGTDFVVSGIGQDLPAALVGELASRPELGVVHEQRSAVVDDVEIRAAHPALVGRTLSGVLAGDAERVGPGQVLVHSELARVRGWQVGSPVTIRGKPFRVAAVVTDDTPGREVPAGHVIDLSDQDFAALFPAQRGYLAEIDPAAGVSPERARDAITAVLGRYPTVNLMDQGAYKKMLTGTVDMLLAFVTALLGLAVVIALVGVANTLSLSVVERTRENAVLRAVGLTRARMRAVLAVEAVLMALVGAVLGIGLGTGVSASTMALLDRLGGDFHVVLPLGQLGLILGVAVLAALLASVLPARRALSRPVVEALADQ, via the coding sequence ATGATCCGCCTGACCCTGCGTTCGCTGCGCGCCGAGGCGCTGCGCATGCTGCTCTCGGCGCTCGCCGTCGTGCTCGGCGTCGCGTTCGTCGCCGGCACGATGATCTTCGTCGACGGGATGCGGAGCGGGGCGTACGAGCGGGCCGGCACCTTCGACCGCCACACCGACCTGGGGGTCTACTCGGCCGGCCGGGAGGTGCTACCCCCGGCCCTGGTCGACCGGGTGCGGACGGTCGACGGGGTGGCCGCCGCCGGCGGTGAGCTGACAAACACCGCCGGGATCGTCGGCGCCGACGGTCGGCCGGTGCTCGGGTTCACCGTGCTCGTCGCCATCCCCACCGAGGACGCGCTGCGCTCGTACGACGTGGTGGCCGGCCGGTTGCCCGACCGGGCCGGGGAGGTGGTGCTCGACGCGCCGACGGCGGCCGAGCAGGGCTTCGGGCTCGGCGCGGCGGTCCGGATCGGCGCCACCGGCGGCGCGGCCCGCCCGTACACAGTGGTCGGCACCGTCGACGTGGCCGGCACCGCCCGCGACGTCGGCGGTCCGTTCGTGGGCATGGTCGGGCCGGACGCGTTGGCCCTCACCGGCGAGCGGGGCTACGGCCGCATCATGGTGGCGGCCCGACCGGGCACCGACGTCGCGGCGCTGACCGAGCGGGTACGCGCCGTGGCCGGCGCCGAAGCCACAGTGAAGAGTCGCCAGCAGATCCTCGACGAGGCCGTGGAGGACGCGGTCCGCAACGTGGACCAGTTCCGTATGCTGCTGTTGATCTTCGTGGGGGTCGCGATCGTGGTGGCCGGCTTCGTGATCGCCAACACCTTCGCGATCGTGCTGGCCCAGCGCACCCGACGCACCGCGCTGCTGCGCCTGATCGGCGCCACCCGGGGCCAGGTCTTCCGGTCCACAGTTCTGGAGTCGGCCGTGCTGGGGCTGGTCGCCTCCGCGCTCGGGGTCCTGCTCGGGGTGGGCCTCGCCGGCGGGATGCGGCTGCTGCTGTCCCGACTGGACGTGCCGGTCACCGGGGACCTGACCGTGGCCGGTTCGACAGTGCTGACCGGCCTGCTGCTGGGCACCGGGCTCACCGTGTGCGCCGCCCTGCTGCCGGCCTGGCGGGGGACCCGGATCGCCCCGGTGGCCGCGCTCACCGACGCCGCGGTGCAACCCAGCCGGGGTGCTGGTCGGGTGCGGCTGAGCATCGGCGCGGTGGTGCTCGCCGTCGGTGTCGCCGCGCTGGTCGGCGCCGCCAGCGCCGGCCAGCTGCTGCTGGTGGCGGTCGGTGGGGTGCTCACCTTCTTCGGGATCGTGCTGTTCGGGCCGGTGCTCGTCCCGGCGCTGGCCCGCGTGTTCGGCTGGCCGGTACGACGCGTGCTCGGCGCCACCGGTGAGCTGGCTGTCGCCAACACGGTGCGCAACCCACGCCGGGTCGCCGCGACAGCCACCGCACTGGTGATCGGGATCGGACTGGTCTCAGCCTTCATGGTCGGTGCGCGCAGCACCAAGGACGGCATCGAACGCAGCGTGGACGCTCAGATCGGGACCGACTTCGTGGTCAGCGGAATCGGTCAGGACCTACCGGCCGCGCTCGTCGGTGAACTCGCCTCCCGCCCCGAGTTGGGTGTGGTGCACGAGCAGCGCAGCGCCGTTGTCGACGACGTCGAGATCCGCGCGGCCCACCCGGCTCTGGTGGGCCGGACGCTGAGCGGGGTGCTGGCCGGCGACGCCGAGCGGGTCGGGCCGGGGCAGGTGCTGGTGCACAGCGAGTTGGCGCGGGTCCGCGGCTGGCAGGTGGGCTCGCCGGTGACCATCCGGGGGAAGCCGTTCCGGGTGGCCGCCGTGGTCACCGACGACACTCCCGGCCGTGAGGTGCCAGCGGGTCACGTCATCGACCTGTCCGACCAGGACTTCGCCGCGCTCTTCCCCGCCCAGCGCGGCTACCTGGCCGAGATCGACCCCGCCGCCGGGGTGAGCCCCGAGCGGGCCCGCGACGCGATCACCGCGGTGCTCGGCCGCTACCCGACGGTGAACCTGATGGACCAGGGCGCGTACAAGAAGATGCTCACCGGCACTGTGGACATGCTGCTCGCCTTCGTCACCGCGCTGCTCGGCCTGGCCGTGGTGATCGCCCTGGTCGGCGTGGCGAACACGCTGAGCCTGTCGGTGGTCGAACGCACCAGGGAGAACGCCGTGCTGCGAGCGGTCGGGCTCACCCGAGCACGGATGCGGGCGGTGCTCGCCGTCGAGGCGGTGCTGATGGCGCTCGTCGGCGCGGTGCTCGGCATCGGGCTCGGCACCGGAGTCAGCGCGTCCACGATGGCCCTGCTGGACCGCCTCGGCGGCGACTTCCACGTGGTGCTGCCACTCGGCCAGCTCGGGCTGATCCTCGGCGTCGCGGTGCTGGCCGCCCTGCTCGCCTCGGTGCTGCCGGCCCGCCGGGCGCTGTCCCGCCCGGTCGTCGAGGCGCTCGCCGACCAGTGA